Proteins co-encoded in one Neosynechococcus sphagnicola sy1 genomic window:
- a CDS encoding transposase has protein sequence GKRPSKRGKRVSTISAISLKTVVTNVSIVGSTDGLTFEAFIARHLVPKLWKGACVIMDNYSIHNHDTIRKLIEDVGAKLIYLPPYSPDFSPIENCFSKI, from the coding sequence GGGGTAAGCGCCCCAGCAAGCGAGGTAAACGAGTCTCTACAATCAGTGCAATCAGCCTCAAAACCGTTGTCACTAACGTAAGTATCGTCGGTTCAACCGATGGTTTGACCTTTGAAGCCTTCATTGCTCGCCACCTGGTTCCGAAACTTTGGAAAGGAGCTTGTGTGATTATGGATAACTACTCGATACACAACCATGACACGATCAGAAAGCTGATTGAGGACGTGGGTGCTAAGTTGATTTATTTACCTCCCTATTCTCCAGACTTTTCACCGATAGAAAATTGCTTCTCAAAGATTTAA
- a CDS encoding transglycosylase domain-containing protein gives MESSAGEPNSTATQPTALGTPPIGHPTTPPRQRRRGFFWRLSRGRSTPPAVDLVSAAKARKPLYRHPLLWIGVIVGSGVAAGAWGLWTLEQDLPDAREVFTFVREGTLTIKADDGSVLQQLGPATRDNLAIAAIPPPLIQAFIASEDRRFYDHNGVDYLGIARAIAANIQAHELVEGGSTITQQLARIVFLNQERTAWRKVREALLAQKIEREIDKPKILEYYLNLVYLGSGAYGVADAAWVYFSKTVDQLTLPEAALIAGLAPAPSDYSPLVNPDLALRRRNVVLSRMQEAGFITPETAAIATASPLGLKPSLPRRLHTEAPYFTSYILKQLPKLVAPDVLELGGLTVETTLNPKWQRAAEQAVQQAITVDGPAEGFSQAALVAIDPRNGEIKAMVGGNDFGKSQFNRVTQAQRQPGSTFKTFVYTTAIAAGFSPYQTYLDAPYVIDGYEPQNYSRGYYGWLPLRDALAQSINIVAVKLLLDVGFDPVVKLTHAMGIQSKLNSTYSLALGASEVNLLELTSAYGTLAAQGRYSPAFGILRVRDRYGKILYTTNLQPKQVLDKDSAAIMTWMLQGVVDNGTGRAAQLGRAVAGKTGTSEEARDLWFVGYIPQLVAGVWLGNDNNQPTWGYSGTAAYTWHVFMNKLVQGMPVEPFPKLPQIEGRKGTIKVKPVQPSRIYNPYTAPDENRYYNQDYSGGAATPSTPAATGASESGSTSGSPPPG, from the coding sequence ATGGAATCATCGGCTGGTGAACCCAATTCCACAGCAACTCAACCCACAGCCTTAGGTACCCCCCCGATTGGTCATCCCACTACCCCCCCCCGGCAACGCCGGAGAGGCTTTTTCTGGCGGTTGTCTCGAGGTCGATCTACTCCTCCGGCTGTGGACTTAGTGTCCGCCGCAAAAGCTCGTAAACCTTTATACCGCCATCCCCTCCTCTGGATTGGTGTCATCGTTGGGAGCGGTGTGGCTGCTGGGGCTTGGGGTTTGTGGACGTTAGAGCAAGACTTACCAGATGCCCGCGAAGTATTTACCTTCGTGCGAGAGGGGACGCTGACCATCAAAGCCGATGATGGCTCGGTTTTGCAGCAGCTCGGCCCAGCGACCCGCGATAATCTGGCGATCGCCGCCATCCCCCCACCTTTGATTCAGGCATTCATTGCCTCAGAAGACCGCCGCTTCTATGACCATAATGGCGTTGATTATCTGGGAATTGCGCGGGCGATCGCTGCGAATATTCAGGCTCATGAACTGGTGGAGGGGGGGAGCACCATCACCCAGCAACTGGCACGGATTGTGTTTCTCAATCAAGAACGTACCGCTTGGCGGAAAGTCCGGGAAGCCCTCCTGGCTCAGAAAATCGAGCGGGAGATTGATAAACCTAAAATCCTAGAATACTACCTCAACCTGGTCTACCTTGGTTCTGGTGCCTATGGGGTTGCGGACGCTGCCTGGGTTTACTTTAGTAAAACAGTGGATCAGCTCACCCTGCCCGAAGCCGCCTTGATTGCGGGATTAGCGCCAGCACCCAGTGATTACTCTCCTCTGGTCAACCCTGACCTAGCCCTGAGGCGGCGCAATGTAGTGTTGTCACGGATGCAGGAAGCTGGTTTTATTACCCCTGAAACGGCGGCGATTGCTACTGCCTCTCCCCTAGGGCTGAAGCCCAGCCTGCCGCGGCGACTCCACACCGAAGCACCCTATTTCACCTCCTATATTCTGAAGCAGTTACCGAAGCTGGTTGCCCCGGATGTCCTGGAATTGGGCGGTTTAACCGTAGAAACTACCCTGAATCCCAAATGGCAACGGGCAGCAGAGCAGGCAGTGCAACAAGCAATTACGGTGGATGGCCCCGCTGAAGGGTTTAGCCAGGCGGCTTTGGTGGCGATTGACCCTCGCAATGGAGAAATCAAGGCCATGGTGGGGGGCAATGATTTTGGCAAGAGTCAGTTCAACCGCGTCACCCAGGCGCAACGCCAACCGGGTTCTACCTTTAAGACCTTTGTTTACACCACGGCGATCGCCGCCGGATTTTCCCCCTATCAAACCTATCTTGATGCCCCCTACGTCATTGATGGTTATGAGCCTCAGAATTATTCCCGGGGCTATTATGGCTGGTTGCCCTTGCGGGATGCCCTGGCTCAATCGATCAATATTGTTGCCGTCAAGTTGTTGTTGGATGTGGGCTTTGATCCCGTCGTGAAGCTGACCCATGCCATGGGAATTCAGTCAAAACTAAATTCCACCTATTCCCTGGCCCTGGGGGCCTCTGAAGTCAATCTCCTGGAGTTAACCAGTGCCTATGGCACTCTGGCCGCCCAAGGGCGATATAGTCCGGCCTTTGGAATTCTCCGCGTTCGCGATCGCTACGGCAAAATTCTCTACACGACCAATTTGCAGCCCAAGCAGGTGCTGGATAAAGACTCCGCTGCCATCATGACCTGGATGTTACAGGGGGTGGTGGACAATGGCACCGGACGGGCCGCGCAACTGGGACGAGCGGTGGCGGGTAAGACTGGAACGTCAGAAGAAGCTCGTGATCTCTGGTTTGTGGGCTATATTCCCCAACTCGTGGCTGGGGTTTGGCTGGGCAATGATAACAACCAACCCACTTGGGGGTACAGTGGCACGGCTGCCTACACCTGGCATGTCTTTATGAACAAACTGGTGCAAGGGATGCCCGTTGAACCCTTTCCGAAACTGCCCCAGATAGAAGGCCGCAAGGGCACCATTAAAGTCAAGCCCGTGCAACCCAGTCGCATTTATAACCCGTATACAGCGCCTGACGAGAATCGTTACTACAACCAGGACTATTCTGGAGGCGCTGCAACTCCCAGTACGCCAGCGGCCACTGGCGCATCGGAATCTGGCTCCACTTCAGGGTCACCTCCCCCCGGCTGA